The region GGGCGATGACCTCGACGTTCGGCGTGGGCAGCTCCCGGTTCCACACCGGTGGCGGGGCCGGTCCCGCTGACACGGTCTACCTCGGCGTGTTCCGGCGGGAGGCGCTCGAGCGGGTGGGCGGGTACGACGAGTCGTACCTGCGGGCCCAGGACTGGGACCTCAACCTGCGGATCCGCCGCAGCGGCGGCGTCGTCTGGTTCACCCCGCGGCTGCGAGTGTCCTACCGGCCCCGACCCACGCTCGGCGACCTGGCCCGGCAGTACTTCGACTACGGCCGGTGGCGGCGCACCGTGATGCGCCGCAACCAGGGCACCGCCACCCTGCGCTACCTGGCACCGCCCACCCTGCTGGCCGGGCTCGCGGCGGCCGCGGTGCTGGCGCCGTTCTGGCCGCCGGCGCTGCTGGTGCCCGCGGGGTACCTCGGCCTGGTCGTCGTGGCCACTGCCTGGACCGGGACCGGGCTGCCGCCCGCCGCTCGGGCCGGGCTGCTGCTGGTCTACCCGACGATGCACCTGTCCTGGGGGGCCGGCTTCCTCACCAGCCCCCGCACCCTCGCCGAGGTGCCGCGCGAGCCGGCGGACACCGCCGCCTGACATGCGCGTGCTCATGCTGGTCTGGACCGACGTCGCCACCGACAACCGGGTCCTGCGGGAGGCCGAGACGCTGGTGGCCGCCGGGCACTCGGTGCACATCGTCGGGCGGCACATCCCGGAG is a window of Actinomycetes bacterium DNA encoding:
- a CDS encoding glycosyltransferase family 2 protein, translating into MTTSPDAAASDAAWPPVSVVMPVLDEERHLRDAVGQVLAQDYPGELELVMALGPSRDRTDEIAARLVAEHGGRVRTVPNPSGTTPAALNSAIGAARHRIVVRVDGHALFPTDYVRTAVEVLQETRADNVGGIMAAEGVTPFEQAVARAMTSTFGVGSSRFHTGGGAGPADTVYLGVFRREALERVGGYDESYLRAQDWDLNLRIRRSGGVVWFTPRLRVSYRPRPTLGDLARQYFDYGRWRRTVMRRNQGTATLRYLAPPTLLAGLAAAAVLAPFWPPALLVPAGYLGLVVVATAWTGTGLPPAARAGLLLVYPTMHLSWGAGFLTSPRTLAEVPREPADTAA